A portion of the Carya illinoinensis cultivar Pawnee chromosome 11, C.illinoinensisPawnee_v1, whole genome shotgun sequence genome contains these proteins:
- the LOC122282569 gene encoding expansin-like B1, with product MGPVVLENQVRILFVICMVLLLPALCVSQDISTYTSRATYYGSRNCNSSPSGACGYGEFGRTVNDGSVTGVSKLYRNGTGCGACYRVRCTSSQYCSEDAVHVVVTDYAEGDKTDFILSTRAFTRLARPGNKAAKELLARGVINVEYRRVSCRYPGYNLMFKVHEQSRYPNYLALVILYAEGINDITAVELYLENCRQWRGMRRAFGAVWEMSNQVPSGPIKLRFQVSGNKWVESKNDLPASWNAGVEYDSDIQL from the exons ATGGGACCTGTAGTACTTGAAAACCAAGTTCGTATTCTTTTTGTGATCTGCATGGTACTGCTCTTGCCTGCTCTATGTGTATCTCAGGACATTTCTACCTACACATCAAGAGCAACCTACTACGGTAGTCGTAACTGCAATAGTTCTCCAA GTGGAGCTTGTGGGTACGGAGAATTCGGAAGGACTGTCAATGATGGCAGCGTGACTGGAGTCTCTAAGTTGTATAGGAATGGAACTGGTTGTGGTGCATGCTATCGG GTTAGGTGCACATCATCACAATATTGTAGTGAGGATGCAGTGCACGTGGTGGTGACTGACTATGCTGAAGGTGACAAAACTGACTTCATACTCAGCACCCGAGCCTTCACAAGATTGGCACGCCCTGGTAATAAAGCGGCCAAGGAGTTGTTGGCTCGTGGCGTGATCAACGTAGAATACCGAAGGGTCTCGTGCCGCTACCCTGGTTACAATCTTATGTTCAAGGTCCATGAACAAAGTAGATATCCTAATTATCTAGCTTTAGTGATTCTATATGCAGAGGGGATAAACGACATCACAGCCGTCGAATTGTATCTG GAGAATTGCAGACAATGGAGGGGCATGCGTAGGGCCTTTGGGGCAGTGTGGGAGATGTCTAATCAAGTACCAAGTGGTCCAATAAAATTAAGGTTTCAAGTGAGTGGCAACAAATGGGTGGAATCCAAAAATGATCTGCCTGCTTCGTGGAATGCTGGGGTTGAATATGACTCAGACATTCAgctataa